The region cataattttataaataaaaaatacaatcaaaatcttactaattaaaatttataaaaagtattaataaaaaataaaataaacaaaaaatgtgCAACGCACAGGTCTAAAGCTAGTTTAGAATGGAACAAGATGCATAACCTTATTCATAGACCACCTAATAAGATAACAATTAAATTACATAATTACTTTACCATCACAATAATTAAATTCTTAACTAtctgataaaaaataaagacaaataaattttttataaagaaagaCAGCAAACATGATAAAGTTAATGTGGTCTCCGTCTATActtttaaaaggttttgatctatttttttattgattcacatataaattgaaatttatgtATGCTTCGTCAATACACTTTTAACCAACcaaacaaaatgataaaaaatatttagatattTGTTTTATTCTATTGAAAATAAAACAACTTAAAATGGAATTAATGACTGCTTTTAATGGCAAGAATAATTTATTGACGGCTATTGAAgagaaaaatagataaaaaattaGACGACTagagtttttttatttgaaaaaaaagagagaaaatacaatttttatttagttaattaaatattcGAGCACAAAATGAATTTATTAACGTGCGTGGAGTGTAAttggaaataaaaaaactatcgTTGGAGCCTCACAACTTGAACTAATGAGTGGATTGGTTATTTGACGAGAAATGTTATATTCTTGCTTAGTcacttgaaaacaatattcaGTTTTTCcaataaacttaatttttttaaaaccgaaatacGCTTATCAAAACTAGACTTcagttgataaaattaaaaagcctaatggtaaaaaaaaacaaacctttacgacttgttacaattatatctaaacctttcaatttttgcaataatatccaaattgcattttttttagtaataatagtcaaattgatggctaaatttattgttttcaattaagatattaggctattattatgttttgataataatatagtaaaagtcccaaaaatggcaaaaaacctcaaaaaaattcacataaaaagtgtaatttggatataattgcaacaaaataatgcaatttggatattattgcaaaaattaaaaggtttgaatataattgcaacaagtcgtaaaggtttgagttttttttccATTAAggcaaattaaaatatttggtcatagatgaaaaaataaaaataaaattcttttgaaaatattaaataaatatttgcaATTGAAATGTATTCAACAAAACTAAGCTAAAATCAGcgtattttaaaaagttcaactgtaaatgaaaaaataaaaaagatttgatatttttctaATAGTTAATCTATATTCAGGGTGAGTTTTTGATGGGATTAGTGGAGGAATTTGAAATCGGCACAGAAGTAGAATTATTTAGGATATTGTCACTATTCAAGATGCTGCAGATATGATTGAGAACCTTATTGCATATAATTCTCAAAACTAGTTTGGATCAAGAGTTCAAGAAATTGTTCTACATTtcaaactatttttaattaatttcctGCATTTACCTTTTTATAAGTTACTCTGCTTCTTGCAAGAAACTGTATAAGCCTCTCTGTATTCTTTTTGTCATTGTCATCAATTCAATATGTTATCATTCTATAAAGGCCTAAcgctttaaaaaaaatccaaccatttAGCCTTTTTTAATCATATTCCGACGTTAAAAACTTGtaaattttatcctattttatatttttgtgttttaactACACCCTAATAAAAGTATTGTTGTAAATATATCTACCTATATTAAGggtaaataaataatttataaagctCGATTAGACACACAAGCTTATCAAACCAAATATTTTGTAGTTTAATTCGACTTGGCTTGATAATTAAGTCGAGTGACTCGAATTCGAACTAAACTCAACTTGATATCGATCTTTAATACTTTTcgaatcaattttaaataacttgCGAGTTAACGCAACTCCGATACACTCCTAATGCTACCATGGAAATTCTTTGATTATTGTTTATGTTTAGTTATATGGAAAGATTTTTCCATCTTtgaaaccctaaccctaaatgGATTCACATTAATGTAGATCAATTTAGACTTGGGATTCTTCAAGAGAAATGATGACAATGAGAAGTAGACAAAAGCATATTAACCTAACCagcattattattttatcattcaTAATTAGTTAACATGTGACACAttttgtttacaaaaatttcacctAATACATGGCCTCTCACATGcttttttgcaataataattactccctccggtccataatatttgtcgcatttgagaatttcttttggtccataatatttgtcacattagagttttaagaaagcattaattgctatttttccaaaaTTATCCCTAGCAATAAATACTTTGTAAGGGTAAAAGAACTAGTCAAACATAAAATAAGtggtaattaatatggacaatttaataaaactatacacaaattaaaacatatttattgtttttttaatctatatgaaatggccaaatgcgacaaatattatggatcgGAGGGAGTATCATTTGTCTCCATATTGGTTTGGATCAAGATGAGAGAAATCCTGCTGAATTGCTCACTTACTGGAAACCACTTCAATACATATTGCACTAAATTGCTATATACGCATTCAACTAGGGGTGGTATTACATTCTCGTCAAACCGAATCGAAAATTTAGAGAACTAATTCTTCATATTAAACCGAGTTAGTCGGTTAAATTGACTTTTCAATCGCTTTATACTAAAACTTAACTAATTTATTCTATGTTTAAAACCGAACTGCTAAGAAAATCACATTCTCAAAATATCAAACTGAGTTTatcgttttaattatttaatttggttCGACTTTCACGCATCCCTGCGTTTAACTCATAACaagataaaataacaaaaaaaatgaagaaaaaaaaaatagtgcaTCACTGCACAGTCTGCACGAAAACTTATCCAAATTTATTCTACGCCGATTCATTTTCGTAATCATGAAAACTTCaatataactttaaatttacaactaaaaaattaaaattccgcTGTCTTTCTAACTCAGCGTTCCGTTTCAGCATTTTCATTTCCGTGCCATAATGTTCTATCCAACAAAGTAATAACTTACATTTTGAGAAGTAGCAGTAACCAATATGATATACATCCAACAAAAACACTCGAGTTCACTAAACTTTGAGGTGAGGCACAGGAAGCTGGAAATGGAGAAAATGCAGAATCAGGGCCTAGTGCAGCCCAATGATCATCATCATCGGGATTAGGTGGGCTCGGAGTTGAGGAAATGGTCGGCAGAGATGAGACAGCCGGAGAAGGCAAGGTTTCCCCCGGAGAAGGCAGGAGCGGAGCAATATCCGGTGACAGTTCTTCGAAAGGATCAGAAAGTGGAAGAGAGTCCGAATTTAGCAGAGCAGCTGATGATGAAGAAAATAATGGAAAGGTTATTAATAAAGATGCAATAAAGAACCAAAAAGAGGCCATTCTAATGATGAAGAAAATCAAATGGTGCATTTAATTATTGGAGAGTAGTAAATTATCAAAGTTTTTGTGTGAGGAAAATATGTGGGGTAGACAGTAATGATTCAAGCTTTTTGAAGGTCTGACTTAAGAGCATTATATGGGCCACATGGGACTCGTGGTAGGGTATGCATCCGGTTCAAATCCAACTAAAGCAAAttgaaattttagtttttttttttttttttcaattgaatgAGCCGAATTTATAAGAATAGTGATTTTTATAAGCCAAATCGGTGAGTTGGGATGatttttcagtttggttcgaGTTGTATTTTGTATTCAAACTTAATTGAAAACTCTTATatagaaaatcaaattgaaccaaactgtttataaatttaattattcaatttgattcggttttcACACATATCAACGGTGGTGATGAGAAATGGAGGTTAGTTGGCATGTATTTGCAAGAGACAAAAATTTGGTGAACTTAGTTGGATTGGGATTCCCCTcaagttgattttaaatttgaaggggtcatgttcacgatctacaccgttcgttataaaataaacggtgtagataaaaaaaacacaattttaatcaaattaattataccgtttattttataataaacggtGTATATCGTGAATATAACCCTCTCAAGATCAAATGAATTTGAGGGAATCTCAATCCAATTTAGTTTCATATATTTGTTTCTTGGCATTGTAGATTGATGATTGATTCTTGGGGTTTTCTTAATCTAAATATAATCAGATCtttcatttattaattttaaatctaatggtaaaaaatatccaaatttttataatttgttgtaatttaaataaaattatttaatttttataataatagccaaattgatttttttattacaataatagccaaattgctGACTAAacttgcaacaaaaaaatgcaagttTGGCTAtcattgtaattaaaaaaaaatgcaatttcaCTAATATTAcagaaattacaaaatttaggTTGAATTGCAATAAATCgtaaagatttgaatttttttaaccgTTAAACCTTAATTTTATCAAGTTAATTGATTACTTTCTAATTTGTAGTATATTTGTATACTAAGCAGTCGAGCTTAAAAATGACACACGTAAAAATTACTTGTCTATCAGTCTCTGACTGTATCTTCGATCTAAAGTAAATCCATTAAAGATAAAGGttaatcatctaaaaatatTCCACATTTACTTTTTCGCATTTATAtctcaatattaatatttttatcacatttttcaacttttaatttcaaatatagctatttattgaaaaaaatagatttaaaaatattcaaacatgTACCTTCATATTTGACACataatctaaataaaaaaattatattttgaaaagtaCTAAAGattaaaattgtttatcaaatatgaaaggtgtgtttgaacattttttgtctggaattccaattttaaaatgtaagtacatttaaaataaaaaaataagataaaattgataattttaaaaaattggaatataaataaaaaaataagtattgtTTGAATGGGTacattttaaaatcaatattattttcatgGACAATTAACATAACTTTGTGGACAATTTACCCTTTCAACTTGTAAATATggacaattaatatataaattaagtttGTGGACAAATTAGTCATGAATATGGTGACTATGGTCAATTAACTCCATTTTcacaaattaacttacaagctGAATGGCAAATTACCAATTGAGTGAACAATTGGCTTACAATTTGAAGGGGTATACATTTACAATAATGAAGAAAATCACAAAAAGATggatattgaaaaaaattactaaaaaagaaTTAGTTAATCATAATCATCAAATTTACGACTAATTtgcttataaaataaatattatatattaattgtttattactTATAAATTAAGGGGTTAAATTACTATTTAAGTCTAAACTTAATTGTAAATCAAATAATGAAGTTTGTTCATTTTGTTAACTAAAACAAAGGAAGTGGTGGTAGAGATGTCGATAAGTCGAATCGGATGCAAT is a window of Mercurialis annua linkage group LG2, ddMerAnnu1.2, whole genome shotgun sequence DNA encoding:
- the LOC126669931 gene encoding classical arabinogalactan protein 25, with the protein product MHHLIFFIIRMASFWFFIASLLITFPLFSSSSAALLNSDSLPLSDPFEELSPDIAPLLPSPGETLPSPAVSSLPTISSTPSPPNPDDDDHWAALGPDSAFSPFPASCASPQSLVNSSVFVGCISYWLLLLLKM